From Streptomyces sp. TLI_053, a single genomic window includes:
- a CDS encoding pyruvate dehydrogenase, producing the protein MPVVSVAEQMVAVLRQAGVERVYGVVGDSLNPVVDAIRRTEGIGWVHVRNEEAGAFAAAAEAELTGRLAVCAGSCGPGNTHLVQGLYDAQRSGVPVLALASHIPSGQIGTGFFQETHPERVFTDCSGWCEMLSTAAQMPRLLRIAIQHALGARDVSVLAFPGDVAALSAAAPTGSSHFLTERAVAAPPWSQVQELARLLNAAPRVALFCGAGVRDAHAEVMELAATLCAPVGHSLRGKEWIQYDNPYDVGMSGLLGYGACHEALHSADLVLLLGTDFPYDSFLPQARTVQVDHDATRLGRRTALDLAVHGDVPATLRAVLPLLERKTDRTFLDDMLRRHCRALEDVVGAYTRDIAKHLPIHPEYVASVLDEVAADDAVFTVDTGMNNVWAARYLRPNGRRRVIGSFLHGSMANALPHAIGAQLAFPGRQVVAMSGDGGLSMLLGELLTVARHRLPVKTVVFNNGALGMIKLEMLVSGYPESEVDNGDVDYAGIARAMGIPAKRVTEPARVREVLAEALERPGPALVDVVTDPNALSVPPHITAAQLKGFALAAGRTVLSGGVGRMIDLARSNLRNIPRP; encoded by the coding sequence ATCCCCGTGGTGAGTGTGGCCGAGCAGATGGTGGCGGTGCTCCGGCAGGCCGGCGTGGAGCGGGTCTACGGCGTGGTCGGCGACAGCCTGAATCCCGTGGTGGACGCCATCCGCCGGACGGAGGGCATCGGCTGGGTGCACGTCCGCAACGAGGAGGCCGGTGCCTTCGCCGCCGCCGCCGAGGCCGAGCTGACCGGCCGGCTCGCGGTCTGCGCCGGCTCCTGCGGACCCGGCAACACCCACCTCGTCCAGGGCCTCTACGACGCGCAGCGCAGCGGCGTCCCCGTGCTCGCCCTGGCCTCCCACATCCCCTCCGGCCAGATCGGCACCGGCTTCTTCCAGGAGACCCACCCGGAGCGGGTGTTCACCGACTGCAGCGGCTGGTGCGAGATGCTCTCCACCGCCGCCCAGATGCCCCGGCTGCTGCGGATCGCGATCCAGCACGCCCTCGGCGCCCGGGACGTCTCGGTGCTGGCCTTCCCCGGCGACGTGGCGGCGCTGTCCGCCGCCGCCCCGACCGGCAGCAGCCACTTCCTCACCGAACGGGCCGTCGCCGCCCCGCCCTGGTCCCAGGTGCAGGAGCTGGCCCGGCTGCTCAACGCCGCGCCCAGGGTGGCGCTGTTCTGCGGCGCGGGCGTCCGCGACGCGCACGCCGAGGTGATGGAGCTCGCGGCCACCCTGTGCGCGCCGGTCGGGCACTCCCTGCGCGGCAAGGAGTGGATCCAGTACGACAACCCGTACGACGTCGGGATGAGCGGCCTGCTCGGCTACGGCGCCTGCCACGAGGCCCTGCACTCCGCCGACCTCGTCCTGCTGCTGGGCACCGACTTCCCCTACGACTCCTTCCTGCCCCAGGCCCGCACCGTCCAGGTGGACCACGACGCCACCCGGCTCGGCCGCAGGACGGCGCTGGACCTCGCCGTGCACGGCGACGTCCCGGCCACCCTGCGGGCGGTGCTGCCGCTGCTGGAGCGCAAGACCGACCGGACCTTCCTCGACGACATGCTGCGCCGCCACTGCCGGGCGCTGGAGGACGTGGTCGGCGCCTACACCCGGGACATCGCGAAGCACCTGCCGATCCACCCGGAGTACGTGGCCTCGGTGCTGGACGAGGTGGCCGCCGACGACGCGGTCTTCACCGTCGACACCGGGATGAACAACGTCTGGGCCGCCCGGTACCTTCGGCCCAACGGGCGCCGCCGGGTCATCGGCTCCTTCCTGCACGGGTCGATGGCCAACGCGCTGCCGCACGCGATCGGCGCCCAACTCGCCTTCCCGGGGCGGCAGGTGGTGGCGATGTCGGGCGACGGCGGGCTGTCGATGCTGCTCGGCGAGCTGCTCACGGTGGCCAGGCACCGGCTGCCGGTGAAGACCGTGGTCTTCAACAACGGCGCGCTCGGCATGATCAAGCTGGAGATGCTGGTGTCCGGCTACCCGGAGTCGGAGGTCGACAACGGGGACGTCGACTACGCCGGGATCGCCCGGGCGATGGGCATCCCGGCCAAGCGGGTCACCGAGCCGGCGCGGGTGCGGGAGGTCCTGGCGGAGGCGCTGGAACGGCCGGGCCCGGCCCTGGTGGACGTGGTCACCGACCCGAACGCGCTGTCCGTGCCGCCGCACATCACCGCGGCCCAGCTGAAGGGCTTCGCGCTGGCCGCCGGCCGTACGGTGCTGTCGGGCGGGGTGGGGCGCATGATCGACCTGGCCCGGTCCAATCTGCGGAACATCCCCCGGCCGTAG
- a CDS encoding DUF6126 family protein: MADPTTTETGAVSAPAAAVPAAAVPAPPAVAAVREKPAKTIDAGKQANRRIGVRLVIYTVATHAFAGFILLLFELGNRNK; encoded by the coding sequence ATGGCCGATCCCACCACCACCGAGACCGGGGCCGTGTCCGCCCCCGCCGCCGCTGTGCCCGCCGCCGCAGTCCCCGCCCCTCCGGCCGTCGCGGCCGTGCGCGAGAAGCCGGCCAAGACCATCGACGCGGGCAAGCAGGCCAACCGCCGCATCGGCGTCCGCCTGGTGATCTACACCGTCGCCACCCATGCCTTCGCCGGCTTCATCCTGCTCCTCTTCGAGCTGGGCAACCGCAACAAGTAG
- a CDS encoding XRE family transcriptional regulator, which yields MTTSPAGPPAEPGVPAATVPVAPADEHETPEVAGLAARLREHRLGSRLTLEVAAARVGLSPAYLSRLETGRRQPSLPVLLGLARAYGTSVSGLLGEAFTEPDPVVRGGAIEPGRAGGWGYRRAGAPGRAMQALRVHVPPSVQDAVVRVHPGEEWLYVLRGRLRLTLGERVHLLDEGDSAHFDSLTPHCIAADSSSGVELLFMHTLLQSPGGELCLGGGPAAPHH from the coding sequence ATGACCACCAGCCCAGCCGGTCCGCCCGCCGAACCCGGCGTTCCCGCCGCCACCGTCCCGGTCGCCCCCGCGGACGAGCACGAGACGCCGGAGGTGGCCGGCCTCGCCGCGAGGCTGCGCGAGCACCGGCTCGGCAGCCGCCTCACCCTCGAGGTCGCCGCCGCCCGGGTCGGTCTCTCCCCAGCCTACTTGTCCCGGCTGGAGACCGGGCGCCGGCAGCCCTCGCTCCCCGTCCTGCTCGGCCTCGCCCGCGCCTACGGCACCTCCGTCTCCGGTCTGCTCGGCGAGGCGTTCACCGAGCCCGACCCGGTGGTGCGCGGCGGTGCGATCGAACCGGGCCGGGCCGGCGGCTGGGGCTACCGGCGGGCCGGCGCGCCCGGCCGGGCGATGCAGGCGCTGCGCGTGCACGTCCCCCCGAGCGTGCAGGACGCGGTGGTCCGGGTCCACCCGGGCGAGGAGTGGCTGTACGTGCTCCGCGGCCGGCTCAGGCTGACCCTCGGCGAGCGGGTCCACCTGCTCGACGAGGGCGACTCGGCGCACTTCGACTCGCTCACGCCGCACTGCATCGCCGCCGACTCCTCGTCCGGGGTCGAGCTGCTCTTCATGCACACCCTGCTGCAGAGCCCCGGCGGCGAACTCTGTCTCGGCGGCGGCCCCGCCGCCCCGCACCACTGA